A stretch of Allostreptomyces psammosilenae DNA encodes these proteins:
- a CDS encoding class I SAM-dependent methyltransferase, whose protein sequence is MVRGGDSLWDRRGRRFGAVVRVPPSWPEVGEGDRVRPGYPEELFDDLVALLPGDRVVEVGAGTGGATARLVARGVRPCCVEPDPRMVEVLTERLGALPGGRPGGGVLVRESTFEEWSARDPGGWDALVSAQAWHWTNPATRWARAARVLRRGGLLALLWNVERWGERPEHAVVDRVLARYGEAPLAVAARVSPEARGWPAREIAALPEFDGPRVRGYRWSRWWQAREFAAYRSVTPAFRAMPERRREALVADIAAALLEENGGRLRLDWDTHLFLARRV, encoded by the coding sequence ATGGTGCGTGGTGGTGACAGCCTGTGGGACAGGCGGGGGCGGAGGTTCGGGGCGGTCGTGCGGGTGCCGCCGTCCTGGCCGGAGGTGGGGGAGGGGGACCGCGTCCGCCCGGGGTATCCGGAGGAGCTCTTCGACGACTTGGTCGCGCTGCTGCCGGGGGACCGGGTGGTGGAGGTCGGGGCGGGCACCGGCGGGGCGACGGCGCGGCTGGTGGCGCGCGGGGTGCGGCCGTGCTGCGTGGAGCCGGATCCGCGCATGGTGGAGGTGCTCACCGAGCGGCTCGGCGCCCTTCCCGGCGGCCGGCCCGGGGGCGGCGTGCTGGTGCGGGAGAGCACCTTCGAGGAGTGGTCGGCGCGGGATCCCGGCGGGTGGGACGCCCTGGTGAGCGCCCAGGCGTGGCACTGGACGAACCCGGCGACGCGGTGGGCGCGGGCGGCGCGGGTGCTGCGCCGGGGCGGGCTGCTGGCGCTGCTGTGGAACGTGGAGCGGTGGGGGGAGCGGCCGGAGCACGCGGTGGTGGACCGGGTGCTGGCGCGCTATGGGGAGGCGCCGCTGGCGGTGGCGGCGCGGGTGTCACCGGAGGCGAGGGGGTGGCCGGCGCGGGAGATCGCCGCCCTGCCGGAGTTCGACGGGCCGCGGGTGCGTGGCTACCGGTGGTCCCGGTGGTGGCAGGCGCGGGAGTTCGCCGCCTACCGGTCGGTCACGCCGGCCTTCCGGGCGATGCCGGAGCGGCGGCGGGAGGCGCTGGTGGCGGACATCGCGGCGGCGCTGTTGGAGGAGAACGGCGGCCGGTTGCGGCTCGACTGGGACACCCACCTGTTTCTCGCCCGGCGGGTGTGA